The Candidatus Pantoea soli genome window below encodes:
- the bcsQ gene encoding cellulose biosynthesis protein BcsQ — MPVIALQGLRGGCGATALSAALGWALHRLQASVLLIDASPANQLAAHFNLPLDHAPGWLPALLEQQPWQHSAQRYQPGLDFLPSGLLTHQQRLSLPQAPATLTAPLLNALPALKKRYQWIIFDLPAEPLPCHAPLLQAADRLLQVLTLDANCQLRLHRHAFSAPTLFLINQFNANSQLQQDLHQLWLRSLTHLIPQVIHRDEALAEALMMKQPVGEYRPHALASEEINTLANWLLLHVAGGAA, encoded by the coding sequence ATGCCGGTAATTGCGTTACAGGGACTGCGCGGCGGCTGCGGTGCGACCGCCCTCAGCGCAGCACTGGGCTGGGCGCTGCACCGGCTGCAGGCGTCCGTGCTGCTGATTGATGCCTCACCGGCGAATCAGCTGGCTGCGCACTTTAATCTGCCGCTGGATCACGCGCCGGGCTGGCTCCCTGCCCTGCTGGAACAGCAGCCGTGGCAGCACAGCGCGCAGCGCTACCAGCCGGGGCTGGATTTTCTGCCGTCAGGCCTGCTGACGCATCAGCAGCGCTTATCGTTACCGCAGGCGCCAGCCACCCTGACCGCCCCGCTGCTCAATGCCTTACCGGCCCTGAAAAAGCGCTATCAGTGGATTATTTTCGACCTGCCGGCGGAACCGCTGCCGTGCCACGCGCCGCTTTTGCAGGCAGCCGATCGCCTGCTGCAGGTGCTGACGCTGGATGCCAATTGCCAGCTGCGCCTGCACCGTCACGCCTTCAGCGCGCCGACGCTGTTCCTGATCAACCAGTTCAACGCCAACAGCCAGCTGCAGCAGGATCTGCATCAGCTGTGGCTGCGTTCCCTGACGCATCTGATTCCGCAGGTGATTCACCGCGACGAAGCGCTGGCGGAAGCGCTGATGATGAAGCAGCCGGTGGGTGAATACCGGCCGCATGCGCTGGCCAGCGAGGAGATCAACACGCTGGCGAACTGGCTGCTGCTGCACGTGGCCGGAGGTGCCGCGTGA
- the bcsR gene encoding cellulose biosynthesis protein BcsR — translation MKTENAFSLIASASEDQDDINALSAAFGLKAFRYIDIAREARVNTLLARWPLLREMLDVAEREDECR, via the coding sequence ATGAAAACAGAAAATGCTTTTTCGCTGATCGCTTCTGCCAGTGAAGATCAGGATGATATTAATGCGCTGAGCGCTGCCTTTGGGCTGAAAGCCTTTCGCTACATTGATATTGCGCGTGAAGCGCGGGTAAATACCCTGCTGGCGCGCTGGCCCCTGCTGCGTGAAATGCTGGACGTTGCGGAGCGCGAAGACGAATGCCGGTAA
- the bcsE gene encoding cellulose biosynthesis protein BcsE, translated as MKNRYALGLQQVQQELITLQSPGFYWITSQRPEDARTLLRQVISQQEAATLISADEAPRALLTPDPAAGPARIPLFSLPSDKASLLQLENDLARVLNKRNGLVLFYTQAAVWSKFSPQEMTLWIKGLRRLLIKKQMTLLIMTAGTTIIHLRNHLPRYFRQLDGVAHLDFQQDSWQYRINWWYSGDNLLADRAIRLSCIENNFIAEKEKQQTAPLSLNDEHQFLAQQGVLEGAPPLSAQWELFNDNEAVFTRAQQASAATVIFSLAHNQDIQALARLVHSLRRSRGNALKIVVRELHTSLRYSDERLLLACGVNVIVPGSATLSRFLTTLEGIQGQQFTRHVPADLTALMQALQPLQQKGWLALDRFCAAVQQLMANTLLPENDKGLMVALRPVPQLKPEQVLTLCKPRRFGDLVTLVGDRLYLFLSSCRFNDLDIALKSIFSLPHDELFSNRMVWFADNQILAEVDNVRQLTPAAQRDVTAALPISDATAAPAAHADVAKTPQPFSLDIEGDRV; from the coding sequence ATGAAAAATCGCTATGCCCTTGGCCTGCAACAGGTTCAGCAGGAATTAATTACTCTGCAATCGCCAGGGTTTTACTGGATTACCAGCCAGCGTCCTGAGGATGCGCGAACCCTGCTGCGTCAGGTCATCAGCCAGCAGGAGGCCGCCACGCTGATCAGCGCTGATGAGGCCCCGCGCGCGCTGCTTACGCCCGATCCGGCCGCTGGCCCGGCCCGCATTCCGCTCTTTTCCCTGCCGTCCGATAAAGCCAGCCTGCTGCAGCTGGAGAATGACCTTGCGCGCGTGCTGAATAAGCGCAATGGGCTGGTGCTGTTTTATACGCAGGCAGCCGTGTGGAGTAAATTCTCGCCACAGGAGATGACGCTGTGGATTAAAGGGCTGCGTCGTCTGCTGATCAAAAAACAAATGACGCTGCTTATTATGACCGCCGGTACGACAATAATTCATTTGCGCAATCATCTGCCGCGTTATTTTCGTCAGCTTGACGGCGTGGCACATTTAGATTTTCAGCAGGATAGCTGGCAATATCGAATTAACTGGTGGTATTCCGGGGATAATTTGCTGGCGGATCGCGCTATCCGTTTGAGTTGTATTGAAAATAACTTTATCGCGGAAAAAGAAAAGCAGCAGACTGCGCCACTCAGCCTGAATGATGAGCATCAGTTTCTTGCTCAGCAGGGCGTGCTGGAAGGCGCACCGCCGCTCTCCGCCCAGTGGGAATTGTTTAATGATAATGAAGCGGTGTTTACGCGAGCCCAGCAGGCCAGCGCCGCCACCGTCATCTTTAGTCTGGCCCACAATCAGGATATTCAGGCGCTGGCCAGGCTGGTCCACAGCCTGCGGCGATCGCGCGGCAATGCGCTGAAAATCGTGGTGCGTGAACTGCACACCAGCCTGCGTTACAGCGATGAACGCCTGCTGCTGGCCTGCGGCGTCAATGTCATTGTACCCGGCAGCGCCACGTTGTCGCGCTTCCTGACCACGCTGGAAGGCATTCAGGGGCAGCAGTTTACCCGCCATGTACCGGCCGATCTGACGGCGCTGATGCAGGCCCTGCAGCCTCTGCAGCAAAAGGGCTGGCTGGCGCTGGATCGCTTCTGCGCAGCGGTGCAGCAGCTGATGGCCAATACTTTGCTGCCGGAAAACGATAAAGGGCTGATGGTGGCGCTGCGTCCGGTGCCTCAGCTGAAACCGGAACAGGTACTTACGCTGTGCAAACCGCGCCGTTTTGGCGATTTGGTCACGCTGGTGGGCGATCGCCTCTATTTGTTCCTCTCTTCCTGTCGCTTTAACGATCTGGACATTGCGCTGAAGTCGATTTTTTCCCTGCCGCACGACGAGCTGTTCAGTAACCGGATGGTGTGGTTCGCGGACAACCAGATTCTGGCCGAAGTGGACAACGTGCGCCAGCTGACGCCGGCGGCGCAGCGGGATGTCACGGCGGCGCTTCCGATCAGCGACGCCACAGCCGCACCTGCCGCGCATGCCGACGTCGCGAAAACGCCGCAGCCTTTCAGTCTGGATATTGAAGGAGATCGCGTATGA
- the bcsF gene encoding cellulose biosynthesis protein BcsF produces the protein MTLMDWVQIAILLLLILLFFKSLWLRWLPRRSNSLLMRLLPTRALKAEGLWHRQSTKTDKHE, from the coding sequence ATGACCCTGATGGACTGGGTGCAAATCGCCATTCTGCTGCTGCTGATTCTGCTGTTTTTCAAATCGCTGTGGCTGCGCTGGTTGCCGCGCCGCAGCAACAGCCTGCTGATGCGTCTGCTGCCCACGCGCGCGCTGAAAGCCGAAGGGCTGTGGCATCGTCAATCGACCAAAACGGATAAACATGAATAA